ACCGCAATCGCAGTTCTCTGGTGATTGGCGCGAAGGTGAAGACATCAAATTTTTTGACCCCGAAATGGGCGGGACCCGCGCCGTCATCGATGCCATTGAACCTAGCCGCAATATCGAGCTTCATCATGTGGCGATTTTCAATCCAGATCATGTGCAAGATATCGACAGTGATGTTGCCTGCAAATGGATTGGCTCCAAAGAGCGTTATCAACTGCGCCCCAAAGAGGGCAAACTACTGCTGATGGTGACCATCACTACCCACAGTGACTTTGTCGCCATGTTCAATCACGGTTGGGAAAGGGCGTTGCCGCTGATTAAAGTGCTCAGTGAACGCTAGTTTTTACGGGCTCTCGTTTGCCTAACGGGGTAAACTAACCGTACTGATAGCGCGATGCAGAGAGTGATGATGAAACTGAAGATTGATACGCACACCCACACTTACGCCAGTGGCCATGCTTACAGCACACTGATTGAAAACGCACAACGTGCCAAAGAAAACGGCTTGGCCATGTTTTGCAGCACCGACCATGCGGAATCGATGCCGGGAGCGCCGCACTATTGGTTTTTCTCCAACCAGCGTGTGTTGCCGCGTTTTATCCACGACGTTGCGATTCTTCGGGGTGTTGAAGCGAACATCTTAAACACCGAGGGCGAAATAGATATTCCGCTCAGCGTGGACCCCAACCTGGATTGGGTGATCGCCAGTTTTCACGAGCCCGTGTTTGCCCCTTCAAGCAAAGAAGCCCATACCCAAGCTTTGATTAATGTGATCAAAAGTGGCCGCGTCGATGCGCTTGGTCATCTGGGTAATCCGCACTTTGATTTCGATTTCACGGCTGTGCTGCAATGCGCCAAAGAGTATGACGTGGCAATTGAGATCAACAACTCCACCTTACGTGGCCACAGCCGAGTGGGCAGTGTCGAGCGCTGTTACGAAATCGCCCGGATCGGCAAAGCCATTGGCGTCTATTTCACGACCGGAAGCGATGCCCATTTTTGTCAAGATGTCGGGAAACTCGATCTGGCTAGTGAGCTGCTGGATACGGTTGGCATTGAATCCACTCAGGTGATCACGCATTCAGCCAAGCAGTTTCTCGCCTTTCTTGCGCTGCGCGGTCGAGGAGAGATTGCCGAATTTGCCCATTTGAGTCTGTGACTTTTTACATTTTCTTTGCTTATTTTTTGCGGGCTATGCAGTACACTAGCGGCGAAAAAATGATAAGAACAACGGAGAAGTAATGAAGTTTGGTTCAATTTTGCTCGGCTCAGCACTGATTTTGTCTTCCTTCCACGGCGCAGCGAATGCGGCAGGAGTGGACTTAAAACAAAATATGCAACAGATGAAACTGGAGTTTCGTCATGCAGCAGAGGCGCAAGATATTAGCAGCATGCAGGCGGCGGTGACGCAACTGCAAGCACTGGTTGAAAGCTCTAAGCGAGGCATTTACCCTGCCGAGAAAGATGGCATTTACCAAGAAGGTTTTAACAAGCTGTCGGTAGCGCTGAGTAAAATCGATCAAGAGCTAAAGCAGGGCGATCTGCAACAAGCAAAACAAGCACTGCGTGAGATTGACCAGTTGCGCGAAGAGTATCACGACAAGCGTAACCCGAGCATCTGGAGCAAGCTGTTTGGCTAACGCTCTCTCCGGTCACATTAACGATCAACCCGCTTTTTTAGCGGGTTTTGTTTTGCCGTTTTTCATGCGGTTACTGGATTGATGTGATGAACAAATCAGTTATTTGTTGCCATTTTTGCAAGCCATGCCGCTTTACTATAAGCTTTTTGCAAACCTTCAACCCGTAATGGCAATGCGTTTCTCCCGATTCAATCGCGCTATGTTGCTGGCAACCGCCTTGAGCTGGACGCTGGTATCACTGATGCCTGTTATCAATGCACATGGTAGCAGCGCTGGCGTGTGGGCGACACTTTGTACACTGAACGGGTTTGAACTAGTACAGATCGAAGAGGGCGAGCAAAGGCCAACACACAGCGGTAAGCCCTGTCCGTTCAGCCATTTTTCTACTTTCCATCAAGATTCACTTCCAACTACACCATTACTTTCCCGACTGAGCTTCGTTATTTCAGACAGCTACACTTTTTTGGCTCTAAGTGTACGATTTGAAAGACAAGTTCCGAGAGGGCCGCCGTCAGATCCTTTTGTCGCTTAAACCCTTGCAGTTCACCTCTCCTTGTTTACATCACTTTGTCTTTTCTTAAGCGCGTTAAAACACCAAACTTTCATTCACAAAATCAATAAACACCCTCAGCCTCGCGGGCATGTACTTGCTTTGTGGGTATTGCATGGCGATCGCGCCGTGATAATTACTTTTGATCATCCAATCAGACAGCACTTCCACTACTTCGCCACGCTCCCGCGCTTCGCGGATAACAAAATCATGGAAGATACCAATGCCAAGCCCTTGCTTGACGCCGTTAAGGCGCATCTGCGAGTGGTTGACGGCATAGCAGCCAGACACCGCGACGGAGTGCAACTCTTCCTCTTTGGAGAACGACCACAGGTTGTCTTTGTCGTTTTCCGCCAGATACAGGCAATCGTGCTGCACCAGTTCGGTCGGGTGATGCGGTGTGCCTCTGCGCCCAAGGTAATCTGGCGAGGCGCACAGCACTAAACGGGTTTTGCTGATCTCTTTGAGCACCAAGTTTTCATCGGGTTTATCGGTGAGTTTAAACGCCAGATCGATACCATCGCGGAACAGATCAATCTCTCCGTCTGCGGCGCGCAGCTTAAGTTGGATGTGCGGATAGCGAGTCAAAAATGGCACAACAAACGGCTGTAATACCGAATTAAGAAACGCTTCGGGTGCGGCGACCGTCAACGCGCCGGAAGGTTCGCCGTGTTCAGCTTCCGAGACTTCAATCGCCTGCTGCGCCGCATTCACCATCGCGATGCTTTGGTCATAAACCTTTTGCCCAGCTTGCGTGATGATCAATTTGCGCGTGGTGCGTTCAAAGAGCTTAACCTTTAAGGCCTGTTCAAGACGGGTAATGAGTTTGCTCAGCGCCGAAGGCGTGACGCCGAGTTTTTTGGCCGCTGCGGTGAAGCTTCCTTCGTTGACGACCAAAATAAAGCTGGCGAGATCAGGCAGTAAAGCGATGAGTTTCGGATTAACCATAGGGTGCTATCTCTTTTAGCAAAGCGCAGATCGGGCGAGCATTGTAACAGAAAGGGCACAAATCACTGCAAGGGGAAGGGAAATGAGCGCGAATTTTGCCTCTCTGAGAGGAGTGATGAATGAATAATCGCCAATAAAATTTGTGACTATTATTTTTGTTAACAACTTTTGTTAACAACGGGTTACATATCCTGCATTGTGCCCCTATACTGGGCGAATTATTCATCCAATCACCTATTTAAGCCTGCCACCAGGTCGTTCACGTCAGTCAGAGCAAGGAGCCACAATGCAAGAAGAGAGTTTGTTTCAAAGAGAGCGTGTCAGGCGGTTCAATTTTTCGGTTTGGACAGTGCTCAGCGGCACTTTGCTGGCGCGAACCAGTTACTTTATGGCGTGGCCATTTCTGATTGTGTTCTTGTATCAAGATTACGGCGCGAGCGCGGCGCAAATTGGCGGCATGCTAGCAGGTTCGGCAATTGTAGGCGCCTTGACTGGTCTTTATTCGGGCTATTTGTCAGACAAATTTGGCCGAAAATGGGTGATGGTGTGCGGCAGTTTGGTTGCCGCGGCGGCGTATTCTGGCATCGCACTGGCGAGCGAATTGTGGCACTTCTATTTCCTTATTTTACTGGCGGGCTTAATGCGGCCAATGATTGAAGCGCCTGCCAAAGCGGTGCTTGGCGATAACTTAGCCGATGTGAAAGATCGCGAACTGGCGATGAATATCCGTTATTTCTTACTCAATTTGGGCGGCGCGATTGGGCCACTGCTCGGGGTGACGATTGGGTTGAGCTCACCGCAGCATCTGTTTTACATCACGGGTGTCACGTATCTGCTCTACACCTGCTGGCTGTTTTTTGGTATTGAGCGCAAACAGGCGTTTAGCAAGCCCGATCCCTCCCAACTGCCGAATTTTCGCGCCACTCTCAAGGTCATCAGCCGTGATGCGATTTTCGTAAAGTTGATGATCGCCAACTTCCTGATGATGTTTGTGTACGCGCAGTTGGATTCGTCTATTCCGCAAGTGATTGTTCGCTCTGACATCATCGACGCGGCGAAGATTGTCGCCGGCTTGGTTTTGGTCAATACCATGACGATCATTGTTTTTCAGTTTCCGATGTTGAAATGGCTGGAGCATGTGCCGCTGTTTGCGCGCACCCGCATCGGCATGATCCTCATGGCGTTGGCGCAGGTTGGCTTTATGCTCACGCCAGCAGATATGCCGCTCGGCTGGGGGCTGGCCTGCTTTGTTATGAGCCTTGGAGAAGTGATCGCCTTTCCTACTCTCAACGTGCAGATTGACCGTTTGGCACCTGCGCACTTGCGCGGATCCTACTTCGGTGCAGCGGCGCTTTATTCGCTCGGTTTTGCTGTGTCTCCGCTGATTGGCGGGATGATGCTTGATTCGTTGAGTTCCAACTGGTTGTTCGGTCTCTGTTTTGTGTTGTGTCTTGCGATGATCTGGCTCTACTGGTTGGCGGAGCATCATTTACAGCGTGATGTGCCGCAAGCGGTCAGTGCTGAAAGGTAAAAATAACGCCCCGTGATGGGGCGTTATGCTTATTGCGCGTAGAGCATCCTCGTTGGTTCTGGCTCGGTGTAATCAATCAAATCGCTGTGGCTAAGCTGTTCGATCTGCTGTTTCTCACCAGTCACCACCAACACTTGTTGTTTGACGAGGGCATCCACGATTTCAATCTCGTAGGAGCGAAGAAGCTCACGCACTTGCTGCTCTTTACCTGCCTGATATTTAACGAAATAACGGGCAGGGGCAGCCGCGGCTTGTTGCACACGTTTATCGACCACCGGAAAGCCTGCGTTGTTGGCGTGTGACGGTGGCATAAACGTTAGCGCAGTGATCGTGGTAAGCACCACACTGCCAACTGACCATAGAATGCGCTTCTTCATACTCTCTCCTTATTGAAATGACAGGGTCCAGCTGTTGATGGTGCCCGTGTCTTGTTTGGCACTATCGACCACTTTAAGTTGCCAAGTTCCCTTCGCCTCATAGCCAGTAAAATCGGCCGATAGCGTGGTGCGAATGTCGTTGGCAGAACCGCCGCTGTTATTGTGCAGAACCACTTGGCCGCCCGTTGGGGAGATCAAAGTGACCTTGAGATCGCCGATATAAGTATGGCTGATGTTCAGATCGACGCTGACATTACCCGCATCGCCGCTGCGCAGCACATTGATCTCACTCACCGCGCCTGCCGATGAGTTGTCAGGGATCGCCACTGCGTTGGCATTGGTGTAGCTCGAAGGCGTTTGGCCGTCCGTCGGTTGATCGCTGCCGTTATGCGTAGCGGTTAACGAAGCGCCGGAATAAGCCGCGTAACCATAGATCAGCACTTCATAGGTACCCGCTTGGGTGACATTAAGATTACAGCTTTCACCGTTGCCACTTTGCCAAGAGCGACAATCGTAGCTGCTGGTGGTCGGCGTGCCGTTAAAGCGCACATACATATCCGCATCGCCCGTGCCGCCGCTTAAATTAAAGGTGGCTTGAGTGGCATCGGCTGGAACGTCAAAAGTAAACACGGCACTGGTTTTCTCGTCGCCAGAGAGTGGGCCTTTGGCTACGCCGTTTTCCAGCGCGCTTCCATCAGGATCGACAGGCCCTGTTGGGCCGTCACAGCTAGCATCCAGATACGCTTTCGCCGCATCGGCGTTGATCAAGCCATAGCCAGTCCGGTTATCGCGGCCAGCAACGTCGATGTCGGTGGCGGTAGCGCGAAGCGCTTTACGCACTTGCTGCGCGCTGCAAGTTGGATGGTAACTCCACACCAGCGCGGCAACACCGGTGACGTGTGGGGTCGCCATGGAAGTACCGTTGTAGTACTCGTAATCTTTGCCTGTTTCAGTGGACACAGTGACGCTGCTCCCCACTTGGTTAGCCAGTTCCAAACCAAGCTGACGGTCGACAGTCACCGACACCATGCGGTAGCGGTTGTTGTCATCCAGCACAAACGGGTTTTGCAGGCCCGGTAGCGCTTGGTTACTGTAGACAATCGCCGCTTTCGCGCCAGCGTTGTAACAGGCTTTGACAGCATCGATTTCCGGATCGAGCGTCGCGGTTTGGTTGTCAATACGTTCGGTGAGACAGACTTTATTGCTCATATCGCCACAGTTGTAGCTGCCTGATGAGACATCACAACTTGCCAGTGGCGCGGTGACACTGCCTGCAACTGGTACTGGCGCGTAATTGCTGCCGCTGACGATCAAACGGTTGTGCGGTACGACACCACGATCAAAGTAGCTGTTACCAGAGAGTGAAATGTCCGACAAAATCCCTTCGCCTACCGTCACGGTCGACAAAATGGCCATGCCCGGCGCGGCAACTTCAACTTGGTTTGTCGCCTGAGAAAATGCCGCGTGATCGTTGTGGTTGTCCACCGCCGCCACTGAAACTACAGAGTCGTAAGAGGCCGGATAGCTGTGCGCGGTGTTGCCCGAGTTACCAGCGGCGGCAATCAGCAACACGCCTTGATCGTAAATCGCTTTCAGTGCGGTCTCTTCCGTGCGGCTGGACTGGCTACCACCTAAGCTCATGTTAACGACATTAGCGCCGTTATCGGCACAGGTTTGAATCGCTTTGACCAAGCTGGAAGAGTAACCCCAACCCGACTCGTTAAACACTTTAACGATGTGCAGATTGACGTTCTGATTCGGCATGATCCCTTTCACCCCTTCGCCGTTAGCAATTGCCGCAATGGTGCCTGCCACGTGAGTGCCGTGGGCGTTATTGTTGCCCGGATCGCTCCATGCGCCAGTGCCACTGTCGTTGCTGCCATTGACGCGGTTACCACTCAAATCGTTGTGATTGAGGTCGTAGCCGGAGTCGATGATACACACAGTGCGGTTGCCTGCGCTGCCGTCATCCAGTCGCTGCGCGTTGACCGTGCCGTAGCCCCATGGGGTGGTTTCACTCAGCAGATAGCGCGGAGGGTCAATTTCCACGTATTCCACTTCGGCGTTGTTTTGCAGTGCAGCAAGCTCGTTGCTGTCGATTTCAACGCTGTACAGTGCCTGACGGCCGAGTTTTTCCACTTGGCGCGCGTTGACTTGGTTAAGCACCGCTTCTCGAACCAAATTCGGGCCGAAAAACGGGTTGCTTGCCATGGTCGAACGTGTTTGAAGGTCGTCTTTGAACTTTACTATGTATTTGGTTGGAAGGTCTGCCTCGTTGAAGCCAATACCGGGTGCAGCGAGCGCTGATGCTGATGCGGTGATCGCCACAGCGATAGCAGACAGGGAAAAGATCCCTTTGGTTTTTGTTGTTGTGTAGTGCATTTGCTCTATTCCTTTTTGAGCTGTTTTTTATTCACTTTATCTTCATGAAAAGTCACTTTTATGTGCGATTCATGAGCTGTCTAGCTATAGCTTATGGTTATAAAATGCCAAGATAATCGTATCTTGAATGATAAGAATTGTACAAAATGTCACCCAATAAACAGCGGAGGTGAACATCGCTTGTTCATTTAAAGTGCTTATAAAGCAAATAGTTAATTGATAAAAACCGCATGTTAAATTATTGTTAGTGAGTAATTATTCTATTTTTATAAAATAATCCTCAATTGATAGAATGAATCTTTTTTGACTTTGATGCCAGATTTGGAAAATTGCATATTTAGGTGGTTGACTCGATAGAGTATCTACTCAAAATGACAAAACTGTCAGTGAGAAATTTTCTCATTTGCCAGTTTACAATCATAAAACAAGAAGATAATTCTATGAAAAAGATGACAATACTGCTGGGGGCTCTGTTACCCCTCGCTTCTGCAGTGGCTGCTGAGCCAGCGCTCTCTCCTGAATCCATAACGACTGCGCAAGTGGTCAGTACCCAAAACAAAGAAACTTATACCTATGTTCGTTGCTGGTATCGCACCGGAAACTCTCATAACGATTCGGCAACGGATTGGCAATGGGCACAAAATCCCGATGGGAGCTACTACACCCTCAATGGCTATTGGTGGAGTTCGGTCTCTTTTAAAAACATGTTTTACACCAATACCTCGCAAAACGTGATTAAGCAGCGTTGTGAAGAGACGCTCGGTGTGAGCCATGAAAACGCCGACATCACCTTCTTTGCTGCCGACAATCGTTGGTCGTACAACCACACGATTTGGACCAATGATCCGGTGATGCAAGCTGATCAAATCAACAAGATGGTCGCATTTGGCGACAGCTTGTCGGATACCGGCAACATCTTCAATGCTGCGATGTGGCGCTTCCCCAACCCTAATACTTGGTTCCTCGGCCACTTCTCCAACGGTTTTGTCTGGACGGAATACATCGCCCAAGAGAAAAAACTGCCGCTATATAACTGGGCCGTGGGCGGCGCGGCAGGCTCGAATCAATACATTGCGTTAACTGGGGTAGGGGATCAGGTCTCTTCTTATCTGACGTACGCCAAAATGGCGAAAAACTACAAGCCAGCCAATACCTTGTTTACGCTTGAGTTTGGCTTGAATGATTTCATGAACTACAACCGTGAAGTGGCCGACGTGCAAGCGGACTTCGCCAGCGCGTTAGCTCGCCTTACCGATGCTGGTGCGCAAAATATCATGTTGATGACGTTGCCAGACGCGACCAAAGCGCCGCAGTTCAAATACTCGACTGCTGATGAAATCGCCAAAGTGCGCGCGAAGATCCTAGAGTTCAACGAGTTCATCAAAGCGCAAGCGGCGCTGTACATCCTGCAAGGCTACAACATCACCTTGTACGATACTTACACCCTGTTTGAACAGCTGACCACCAACCCGCAGCAACATGGCTTTGTCAACGCCAGCGACGCGTGTTTGAACATCAACCGTTCGTCGGCGGCGGATTATCTCTACAGCCACAGCTTGACCAACGAGTGCGCGGCGCACAGCTCAGACAAATACGTCTTCTGGGGGGTGACTCACCCAACCACCGCAGTGCACAAATACATCGCCGACAAGATGCTCGAACCGGGCGCAGGCATGCAGCGTTTTGCCTTTTAAAACCCGCTCTTAGCACCTAATCAAAACGGAAGCCAAACGGCTTCCGTTTTTCATTGTGATTCTTGCCTCTGATTCACTAATGCTTTTCCAATGTCAGGGATAATCGTTTTCCAAGCCATAGATTACACTTGAAAGTAATAACGGCCATTCGCCCGTGACCCTTGTCACATAAAGGCTGCCCTACAATGAGTCGGCTCTCAAGCCGCCCCCA
This Vibrio navarrensis DNA region includes the following protein-coding sequences:
- a CDS encoding SRPBCC family protein; protein product: MLTLNYHIEIDATPEKVWQVLTDLELYKQWATAFSPQSQFSGDWREGEDIKFFDPEMGGTRAVIDAIEPSRNIELHHVAIFNPDHVQDIDSDVACKWIGSKERYQLRPKEGKLLLMVTITTHSDFVAMFNHGWERALPLIKVLSER
- a CDS encoding phosphatase, whose product is MKLKIDTHTHTYASGHAYSTLIENAQRAKENGLAMFCSTDHAESMPGAPHYWFFSNQRVLPRFIHDVAILRGVEANILNTEGEIDIPLSVDPNLDWVIASFHEPVFAPSSKEAHTQALINVIKSGRVDALGHLGNPHFDFDFTAVLQCAKEYDVAIEINNSTLRGHSRVGSVERCYEIARIGKAIGVYFTTGSDAHFCQDVGKLDLASELLDTVGIESTQVITHSAKQFLAFLALRGRGEIAEFAHLSL
- a CDS encoding cytochrome b562, which gives rise to MKFGSILLGSALILSSFHGAANAAGVDLKQNMQQMKLEFRHAAEAQDISSMQAAVTQLQALVESSKRGIYPAEKDGIYQEGFNKLSVALSKIDQELKQGDLQQAKQALREIDQLREEYHDKRNPSIWSKLFG
- a CDS encoding LysR family transcriptional regulator, with the translated sequence MVNPKLIALLPDLASFILVVNEGSFTAAAKKLGVTPSALSKLITRLEQALKVKLFERTTRKLIITQAGQKVYDQSIAMVNAAQQAIEVSEAEHGEPSGALTVAAPEAFLNSVLQPFVVPFLTRYPHIQLKLRAADGEIDLFRDGIDLAFKLTDKPDENLVLKEISKTRLVLCASPDYLGRRGTPHHPTELVQHDCLYLAENDKDNLWSFSKEEELHSVAVSGCYAVNHSQMRLNGVKQGLGIGIFHDFVIREARERGEVVEVLSDWMIKSNYHGAIAMQYPQSKYMPARLRVFIDFVNESLVF
- a CDS encoding MDR family MFS transporter, translating into MQEESLFQRERVRRFNFSVWTVLSGTLLARTSYFMAWPFLIVFLYQDYGASAAQIGGMLAGSAIVGALTGLYSGYLSDKFGRKWVMVCGSLVAAAAYSGIALASELWHFYFLILLAGLMRPMIEAPAKAVLGDNLADVKDRELAMNIRYFLLNLGGAIGPLLGVTIGLSSPQHLFYITGVTYLLYTCWLFFGIERKQAFSKPDPSQLPNFRATLKVISRDAIFVKLMIANFLMMFVYAQLDSSIPQVIVRSDIIDAAKIVAGLVLVNTMTIIVFQFPMLKWLEHVPLFARTRIGMILMALAQVGFMLTPADMPLGWGLACFVMSLGEVIAFPTLNVQIDRLAPAHLRGSYFGAAALYSLGFAVSPLIGGMMLDSLSSNWLFGLCFVLCLAMIWLYWLAEHHLQRDVPQAVSAER
- a CDS encoding S8 family serine peptidase yields the protein MHYTTTKTKGIFSLSAIAVAITASASALAAPGIGFNEADLPTKYIVKFKDDLQTRSTMASNPFFGPNLVREAVLNQVNARQVEKLGRQALYSVEIDSNELAALQNNAEVEYVEIDPPRYLLSETTPWGYGTVNAQRLDDGSAGNRTVCIIDSGYDLNHNDLSGNRVNGSNDSGTGAWSDPGNNNAHGTHVAGTIAAIANGEGVKGIMPNQNVNLHIVKVFNESGWGYSSSLVKAIQTCADNGANVVNMSLGGSQSSRTEETALKAIYDQGVLLIAAAGNSGNTAHSYPASYDSVVSVAAVDNHNDHAAFSQATNQVEVAAPGMAILSTVTVGEGILSDISLSGNSYFDRGVVPHNRLIVSGSNYAPVPVAGSVTAPLASCDVSSGSYNCGDMSNKVCLTERIDNQTATLDPEIDAVKACYNAGAKAAIVYSNQALPGLQNPFVLDDNNRYRMVSVTVDRQLGLELANQVGSSVTVSTETGKDYEYYNGTSMATPHVTGVAALVWSYHPTCSAQQVRKALRATATDIDVAGRDNRTGYGLINADAAKAYLDASCDGPTGPVDPDGSALENGVAKGPLSGDEKTSAVFTFDVPADATQATFNLSGGTGDADMYVRFNGTPTTSSYDCRSWQSGNGESCNLNVTQAGTYEVLIYGYAAYSGASLTATHNGSDQPTDGQTPSSYTNANAVAIPDNSSAGAVSEINVLRSGDAGNVSVDLNISHTYIGDLKVTLISPTGGQVVLHNNSGGSANDIRTTLSADFTGYEAKGTWQLKVVDSAKQDTGTINSWTLSFQ
- a CDS encoding SGNH/GDSL hydrolase family protein, which produces MKKMTILLGALLPLASAVAAEPALSPESITTAQVVSTQNKETYTYVRCWYRTGNSHNDSATDWQWAQNPDGSYYTLNGYWWSSVSFKNMFYTNTSQNVIKQRCEETLGVSHENADITFFAADNRWSYNHTIWTNDPVMQADQINKMVAFGDSLSDTGNIFNAAMWRFPNPNTWFLGHFSNGFVWTEYIAQEKKLPLYNWAVGGAAGSNQYIALTGVGDQVSSYLTYAKMAKNYKPANTLFTLEFGLNDFMNYNREVADVQADFASALARLTDAGAQNIMLMTLPDATKAPQFKYSTADEIAKVRAKILEFNEFIKAQAALYILQGYNITLYDTYTLFEQLTTNPQQHGFVNASDACLNINRSSAADYLYSHSLTNECAAHSSDKYVFWGVTHPTTAVHKYIADKMLEPGAGMQRFAF